Proteins from a single region of Nakamurella deserti:
- a CDS encoding DUF5703 family protein: MNDSHEQDGSPRWTAAAAGVAGITDDEEYEYQPLRIDPHLSRGAAATMLAVRAEFSGWELARTLKFTDGSRKVWLRRKRSRHMLPGLIV; this comes from the coding sequence TTGAACGACAGCCACGAGCAGGACGGGTCACCCCGCTGGACGGCGGCGGCCGCCGGCGTCGCCGGGATCACCGACGACGAGGAGTACGAGTACCAGCCGCTGCGGATCGATCCGCACCTGTCGCGTGGAGCGGCGGCGACCATGCTCGCCGTCCGCGCCGAGTTCTCCGGCTGGGAGTTGGCCCGCACGCTGAAGTTCACCGACGGGTCGCGCAAGGTGTGGTTGCGCCGCAAGCGGTCCCGGCACATGCTGCCCGGCCTGATCGTCTGA
- a CDS encoding AzlD domain-containing protein — MIWLGVLLGCAGCYLLKLAGLSLPASWLEKPRLQRISTVMPVALLAALIGVQTFAAGQRVVFDARLVGLAVAGVAVWRRWPFLVVVGLAAASTAAVRWVAR; from the coding sequence GTGATCTGGCTCGGGGTCCTGCTGGGGTGCGCGGGTTGCTACCTGCTCAAGCTCGCCGGCCTGTCGCTGCCCGCGTCGTGGCTGGAGAAGCCGCGGCTGCAGCGGATCTCGACGGTCATGCCGGTCGCGTTGCTCGCCGCGCTGATCGGGGTGCAGACCTTCGCCGCCGGCCAGCGGGTGGTGTTCGACGCCCGGCTGGTCGGACTGGCGGTCGCCGGCGTCGCCGTGTGGCGGCGGTGGCCGTTCCTGGTGGTGGTCGGCCTCGCGGCGGCGTCGACCGCCGCGGTGCGCTGGGTCGCGCGGTAG
- a CDS encoding ATP-dependent DNA helicase: MTELSDPVFAEFCAAGLWPGAGKALWQAFPDAGIRSARDVTQARLRTLPRVTDTRAARLFTAWIGAGQAYALAELLVPEEIPVRWVSRLIDALGDNAATALRSDPWRLLVLPDAVVGQADRLARAIEPGVRRDDPRRGRALVAWTLNRFARDGHTAAATDDLAGGLRPFGMDADAVTTAVASAVAGGDVVRVADPVSGTPDWIATTVLATAETEVADAVLRLERAAVPLVKDIGKAGAVLDRVQRSAVAHAAEHGVSVLTGGPGTGKSRTVAAIVEMCRAAKISIALAAPTGRAAKRLEELTGAEAMTIHRLLGARGGPVGDGDRFEYNAENPVDAKLVVIDEASMLDVELAAALMSALPDGTHLVVVGDPAQLPSIGPGRVLGDLIDAGTLPVVELETLYRQSAGGSIARLATAVRAGELPRVDDPTREVVVVPARGSGEAAHRVVQLVTQSIPRAFGTTADQLQVVTPVHRGDAGTQSLNRALKAALNPGRGSVRGFDVGDRVVATANHTEATPVGYANGEVGTVTRAADNSLTVEFTGGRSDISGKALNDLLHGWAITVHRAQGSEWEAVVAVMPPEAGSMLSRPLVYTALTRARLHLSVVHSAGPALARAVEQIGQQPRRTRLRSLLTAAPGSATAT; the protein is encoded by the coding sequence GTGACTGAGCTCTCCGACCCCGTCTTCGCCGAGTTCTGCGCGGCGGGTCTCTGGCCGGGCGCGGGAAAGGCGCTGTGGCAGGCGTTCCCGGACGCCGGTATCCGCAGCGCCCGCGACGTCACGCAGGCCCGGCTCCGGACGCTGCCCCGGGTCACCGACACCCGCGCCGCTCGGCTGTTCACCGCCTGGATCGGCGCCGGGCAGGCCTACGCGCTGGCGGAACTGCTGGTGCCCGAGGAGATCCCGGTCCGCTGGGTGTCGCGGCTGATCGACGCGCTGGGCGACAACGCGGCCACCGCCCTGCGCAGCGACCCGTGGCGGCTGCTCGTCCTCCCGGACGCGGTCGTCGGCCAGGCGGACCGGCTGGCCCGGGCGATCGAACCGGGCGTCCGCCGCGACGATCCGCGCCGCGGCCGCGCGCTCGTCGCGTGGACCCTGAACCGCTTCGCCCGGGACGGCCACACCGCCGCCGCGACCGATGATCTCGCGGGCGGGCTACGGCCGTTCGGGATGGACGCCGACGCGGTGACCACCGCGGTGGCGTCCGCGGTCGCCGGCGGCGACGTGGTGCGGGTCGCGGACCCCGTCAGCGGAACGCCGGACTGGATCGCCACGACCGTACTGGCCACCGCCGAGACCGAGGTCGCCGACGCCGTCCTGCGCCTGGAACGTGCCGCGGTCCCGTTGGTCAAGGACATCGGCAAGGCCGGGGCGGTGCTCGACAGGGTGCAGCGCAGCGCGGTCGCCCACGCCGCCGAGCACGGTGTCAGCGTGCTCACCGGCGGGCCCGGGACGGGCAAGTCCCGTACCGTCGCCGCCATCGTCGAGATGTGCCGGGCGGCGAAGATCAGCATCGCGCTGGCCGCGCCGACCGGCCGCGCGGCCAAGCGGCTCGAGGAGCTGACCGGCGCGGAAGCGATGACCATCCACCGGTTGCTCGGCGCCCGCGGCGGACCCGTCGGCGACGGCGACCGCTTCGAGTACAACGCCGAGAACCCCGTCGACGCGAAGCTCGTGGTGATCGACGAGGCCTCGATGCTGGACGTCGAGCTGGCGGCCGCCCTGATGTCGGCGCTCCCTGACGGCACCCACCTGGTCGTCGTCGGCGACCCGGCACAACTTCCGTCGATCGGGCCGGGCCGGGTGCTCGGCGACCTGATCGACGCAGGCACGCTGCCGGTCGTCGAACTCGAGACGCTGTACCGGCAGAGCGCCGGCGGCAGTATCGCCCGGCTGGCCACCGCCGTCCGGGCCGGTGAACTCCCCCGGGTCGACGATCCCACCCGGGAGGTGGTCGTGGTGCCCGCACGGGGGTCCGGTGAGGCGGCACACCGTGTCGTGCAGCTCGTCACGCAGTCCATCCCGCGCGCGTTCGGCACCACCGCCGACCAGCTCCAGGTCGTCACCCCGGTGCACCGCGGTGACGCCGGCACCCAGTCGCTGAACCGGGCGCTCAAGGCCGCGCTCAACCCCGGCCGCGGATCGGTCCGCGGCTTCGACGTCGGCGACCGGGTGGTTGCGACCGCGAACCACACCGAGGCCACCCCGGTGGGCTACGCCAACGGCGAGGTCGGCACCGTCACCCGGGCCGCCGACAACTCGCTGACGGTGGAGTTCACCGGCGGCCGGTCCGACATCAGCGGCAAGGCGCTCAACGACCTGTTGCACGGTTGGGCCATCACGGTGCACCGCGCCCAGGGTTCGGAGTGGGAGGCGGTCGTGGCGGTGATGCCGCCGGAGGCGGGCTCGATGCTGTCCCGGCCGTTGGTCTACACGGCGTTGACCCGGGCGCGCCTGCACCTGTCGGTGGTGCACTCGGCCGGTCCGGCGCTGGCCCGCGCGGTCGAGCAGATCGGGCAGCAACCGCGGCGCACCCGGCTGCGCAGCCTGCTCACGGCCGCGCCCGGGTCCGCCACGGCGACCTGA
- a CDS encoding oxygenase MpaB family protein — MTLSSVFPVPLVRRAISEALRERVAGDDAAEVGRRIWTDPGERWFAPGTAIHVLHQDASMFVGGLRSLLMQMLHPSAMAGVAGHSGYRSDPWGRLQRTSTFIAMTTYGPVDRAEELIGKIRGIHERVRGKTFDGRPYAASDPHLLRWVHLAEIDSFLTAYERYGAQPASRDFCDEYVAQTGLVAAKLGVVDPPQTHAELQKALQVYRPELGGSPIAWDAAKFLLLNPPLPLPARPGYGMLAAAAVSSMPGWARRELRLPRVPLLDWAVAEPMGKVATATIRWAMVPPGQETRTA; from the coding sequence ATGACGCTCTCGAGTGTGTTCCCGGTGCCGCTGGTGCGACGGGCGATCAGCGAAGCGCTGCGCGAGCGGGTGGCCGGCGACGACGCCGCCGAGGTGGGCCGGCGGATCTGGACCGATCCGGGTGAGCGGTGGTTCGCCCCCGGCACGGCCATCCACGTCCTGCACCAGGACGCCTCGATGTTCGTCGGCGGCCTCCGCTCGCTGCTCATGCAGATGCTGCACCCGTCCGCGATGGCCGGGGTGGCCGGGCACTCCGGCTACCGCAGCGATCCGTGGGGCCGGCTGCAGCGCACGTCGACCTTCATCGCCATGACGACCTACGGTCCCGTCGACCGGGCCGAGGAGCTGATCGGCAAGATCCGCGGCATCCACGAGCGGGTCCGCGGCAAGACCTTCGACGGCCGGCCCTACGCCGCCAGTGACCCGCACCTGCTGCGCTGGGTGCACCTCGCCGAGATCGACAGCTTCCTCACCGCGTACGAGCGGTACGGGGCACAGCCGGCGAGCCGGGACTTCTGCGACGAGTACGTCGCCCAGACCGGGCTGGTGGCCGCCAAGCTCGGCGTCGTCGACCCGCCGCAGACCCACGCCGAGCTGCAGAAGGCGCTGCAGGTCTACCGCCCGGAGCTCGGCGGGTCGCCGATCGCCTGGGACGCGGCGAAGTTCCTGCTGCTGAACCCGCCGCTGCCGCTGCCGGCCCGCCCTGGGTACGGGATGCTGGCCGCCGCCGCGGTGTCCTCGATGCCGGGCTGGGCCCGCCGCGAGCTGCGGCTCCCGCGGGTCCCGCTGCTGGACTGGGCGGTCGCCGAACCGATGGGCAAGGTCGCGACCGCGACCATCCGCTGGGCGATGGTGCCACCGGGACAGGAGACACGGACCGCGTGA
- a CDS encoding M20/M25/M40 family metallo-hydrolase has product MTEAREVSPSPAEDEVVQLCSELIQIDSVNTGELDTIGDGETRAARYIQQKLEEVGYETWFHESVPGRGSVGCRLAGADPSRGALLIHGHVDVVPANPAEWTVDPFSGAVQDGYVWGRGAVDMKDMVAMTLAVARYFKTAGIVPARDLIFAFMADEEAGGYYGARWLVEHHPEHFEGATEAISEVGGFSITVDDTRRAYLVAAAEKGVAWATLKATGTAGHGSMINHDNAVTRIAGAVARLGAHEFPLTRTKTVDAFLAAVTELTGMEFPAEDLEGSIAKIGPVSRILLSTLRNTANPTMLTAGYKANVIPSEASAAVDCRILPGSEDTFREQVAEIVGEGVTIDWVWQPPLEVPFEGDLVDDMKAALAAEDEDGTAIPYMLSGGTDNKVFAELGIRGYGFSPLRLPADLDFSGLFHGVDERVPVDALTFGVRVLERLLRTC; this is encoded by the coding sequence ATGACCGAAGCACGTGAAGTCAGCCCCTCACCCGCCGAGGACGAGGTCGTCCAGCTCTGCAGCGAGCTGATCCAGATCGACTCCGTCAACACCGGCGAGCTCGACACCATCGGGGACGGCGAGACCCGCGCCGCCCGCTACATCCAGCAGAAGCTGGAGGAGGTCGGGTACGAGACCTGGTTCCACGAGTCGGTTCCGGGCCGGGGCAGCGTCGGCTGCCGGCTCGCCGGCGCGGACCCCTCCCGCGGTGCGCTGCTCATCCACGGGCACGTCGACGTCGTTCCGGCCAACCCCGCCGAGTGGACGGTCGACCCGTTCTCCGGCGCCGTCCAGGACGGCTACGTCTGGGGACGCGGCGCGGTCGACATGAAGGACATGGTGGCGATGACCCTGGCCGTCGCCCGGTACTTCAAGACGGCCGGGATCGTCCCGGCCCGCGACCTCATCTTCGCCTTCATGGCCGACGAGGAGGCGGGCGGCTACTACGGCGCCCGCTGGCTCGTCGAGCACCACCCGGAGCACTTCGAGGGCGCCACCGAAGCCATCAGCGAGGTCGGTGGGTTCTCCATCACCGTCGACGACACCCGGCGCGCCTACCTGGTCGCCGCGGCCGAGAAGGGCGTCGCCTGGGCCACTCTCAAGGCGACCGGCACCGCCGGCCACGGGTCGATGATCAACCACGACAACGCCGTGACCCGGATCGCCGGGGCCGTCGCGCGGCTGGGGGCCCACGAGTTCCCGCTGACGCGCACGAAGACCGTGGACGCCTTCCTCGCCGCCGTCACCGAGCTGACCGGTATGGAGTTCCCGGCGGAGGACCTCGAGGGATCGATCGCCAAGATCGGCCCGGTGTCGCGCATCCTGCTGTCGACGCTGCGCAACACGGCCAACCCGACGATGCTCACGGCCGGCTACAAGGCCAATGTCATCCCGTCGGAGGCGTCCGCGGCGGTGGACTGCCGCATCCTGCCCGGCAGCGAGGACACCTTCCGCGAGCAGGTCGCCGAGATCGTCGGCGAGGGCGTCACCATCGACTGGGTCTGGCAGCCCCCGTTGGAGGTGCCCTTCGAAGGCGACCTCGTCGACGACATGAAGGCCGCGCTGGCCGCCGAGGACGAGGACGGCACCGCCATCCCGTACATGCTGTCGGGCGGTACCGACAACAAGGTCTTCGCCGAGCTCGGCATCCGGGGCTACGGGTTCTCGCCCCTGCGGCTGCCCGCGGATCTGGACTTCTCCGGCCTGTTCCACGGTGTCGACGAGCGGGTCCCGGTGGACGCACTCACGTTCGGTGTGCGGGTGCTGGAGCGGCTGCTGCGCACCTGCTGA
- a CDS encoding AzlC family ABC transporter permease, whose translation MSISDDTPWPASRRAVLRDALGIGAATGAYGISFGAISTAAGLSFLQTMALSLLMFTGGSQFALVGVIAGGGSPLAGAATAVMLGSRNALYGLRLAPLLQTRGRRRFAAAQLVIDESTAMAIGPDDRRTARYAFYATGLSVLGLWNLGTAVGALGAKALQDPSVLGLDAAAAAAFLALLGPRLRGREPWAVAVVAALVAVVAVPLVPPGVPVLVAALVAVAAAYRPVRR comes from the coding sequence GTGAGCATCTCCGACGACACACCCTGGCCCGCGTCCCGGCGGGCGGTCCTGCGCGACGCGCTCGGCATCGGCGCGGCCACCGGGGCGTACGGGATCTCCTTCGGCGCCATCTCCACCGCCGCCGGCCTGTCGTTCCTGCAGACGATGGCGCTGAGCCTGCTGATGTTCACCGGCGGCTCCCAGTTCGCCCTGGTCGGGGTGATCGCCGGCGGCGGCAGCCCCCTCGCCGGAGCCGCGACGGCCGTGATGCTGGGGTCACGCAACGCGCTGTACGGGCTCCGGCTGGCACCGCTGCTGCAGACCCGCGGCCGGCGTCGTTTCGCCGCCGCGCAGCTGGTCATCGACGAGTCCACCGCGATGGCCATCGGCCCGGATGACCGCCGGACCGCCCGCTACGCCTTCTACGCCACCGGGCTGTCGGTCCTCGGGCTGTGGAACCTGGGAACCGCCGTCGGCGCCCTCGGCGCGAAGGCCCTGCAGGATCCCAGCGTGCTCGGTCTGGACGCCGCCGCGGCCGCGGCGTTCCTGGCGCTGTTGGGCCCGCGGCTGCGGGGACGGGAGCCGTGGGCGGTGGCCGTCGTGGCCGCGCTCGTCGCGGTCGTCGCCGTGCCGCTGGTGCCGCCCGGGGTGCCCGTGCTGGTGGCGGCGCTGGTCGCGGTGGCGGCGGCCTACCGCCCGGTGCGCCGGTGA
- a CDS encoding aldo/keto reductase, giving the protein MEMRPVGASGLKVSRLGLGTMTWGRDTDADEAAGQLEAFVAAGGTLVDTSNIYGDGDAETILGTLVPDVVTREQIRIASTTVGAGGGRGALSRALDATLRRLRTDHLDLWQVHAWDATVPWRETCAALARAVTSGRAHYVGVSGLQGWQLATVATELTHHGVPLTSIEVEYSLVDREPEATVLPAAAAHGVGVLGWAPLGRGVLTGKYRHGTPADSRGASPHFARYVGRHRTEAAARIVEAVATAADGLGTSPLAVAAAWARDRPGVASAVIGARDSAQLLGCLASENITLPPEITAALDDVSSADRTGD; this is encoded by the coding sequence ATGGAGATGCGCCCGGTCGGAGCAAGTGGTCTGAAGGTGTCCCGACTCGGGCTCGGCACGATGACCTGGGGCCGCGACACCGACGCCGACGAGGCGGCCGGCCAGCTGGAGGCGTTCGTCGCCGCCGGCGGCACCCTCGTCGACACCTCGAACATCTACGGCGACGGCGACGCCGAGACCATCCTGGGCACCCTGGTGCCCGACGTGGTCACCCGTGAACAGATCCGGATCGCCTCCACCACCGTCGGCGCCGGCGGTGGCCGCGGTGCCCTGAGCCGCGCCCTGGACGCCACCCTCCGCCGGCTGCGGACCGATCACCTCGACCTCTGGCAGGTGCACGCCTGGGACGCCACCGTGCCGTGGCGGGAGACCTGCGCCGCCCTCGCCCGGGCCGTGACCTCCGGCCGGGCGCACTACGTCGGGGTGTCGGGTCTGCAGGGTTGGCAGCTGGCCACCGTCGCCACCGAACTGACCCACCACGGCGTGCCGCTGACCTCGATCGAGGTCGAGTACTCGCTGGTGGACCGCGAACCGGAGGCCACCGTGCTGCCCGCCGCCGCGGCCCACGGCGTCGGCGTGCTGGGGTGGGCACCGCTGGGTCGGGGCGTCCTCACCGGCAAGTACCGCCACGGCACACCGGCCGATTCCCGCGGTGCCTCGCCGCATTTCGCCCGGTACGTGGGACGGCACCGGACCGAGGCGGCCGCCCGGATCGTCGAGGCCGTGGCGACCGCCGCCGACGGGCTGGGCACGTCCCCGTTGGCGGTGGCCGCAGCCTGGGCCCGGGATCGTCCGGGCGTGGCGTCCGCCGTCATCGGGGCCCGCGACAGCGCCCAGCTGCTGGGCTGTCTCGCGTCGGAGAACATCACGCTGCCGCCCGAGATCACCGCCGCGCTCGACGATGTCAGCTCGGCCGACCGCACCGGTGACTGA